Part of the Pseudomonas abietaniphila genome is shown below.
CGGGGCAAGACTTGCCACCGTCGGGCCATGTCAGACACGTGCCTGGTTATCGAACCCCAGCATACCGGTTGCGCGAATGACCTTGTGCGTCATGTAACCGGCCTCGTTGGACGCCGCGGACGCTGCGAGGAAGCCCGTGGTCAGCCACCGGTTGACGGTCTGGCCCTTGTCGTTCTTCTCGATGAAGTTCGCATCGCGGTCGGCCTTCATCAGGTCAGCCACACGGTCCAGCGCTTCATCCCAGGAGATTCGGGTCCATTCGTTGCTCCCGGGCTTGCGCACCTGAGGGTATTTGAGACGACCGGGACTGTGAATGAAGTCAAGAAGGCCCGCGCCTTTCGGGCACAGGGTGCCACGGTTGACCGGGTGATCGGCATCGCCTTCGATGTGAATGATGTTCTGCGCGACGTTCTTCGCGGCATCGCCCTGGCTGTACATGATCAGGCCGCAGCCGACCGAGCAATACGGGCAGGTGTTGCGGGTTTCATGGGTGTGGGCGAGTTTGAAATGGCGTATCTGCTCGGCGAACGCCGGCGTTGGGGCCATGCCCAACGCCGCCAGGCTCGAGCCTCCAAGGCCGACAGCGGCGACCTTGAAGAACTGCCGACGGTTGAGGTCCATCGTGCACTCCTGATCAGGTGGAAGTCCCGATACGTAGTCGGGCCTTTTCAATCACGGGTCTTGAACACGCGTCGGCGAGAAACCCGACATCAAAAACTTTAGCCCAGAATGCCAGCATCGCCAGGAAATCAGATCGTCGGCCCCGTGGCAGACAATGCGCAGCGGCACAGAATGTGAATAATTGTTAGCGCGAAATAGGGATTAACAGGACTCGCTCATCGAACGATGATCGGGGCCGTCGACGCGTCAGGCCTAAGTGCCGCGCGCAGGAAACGCGCGGTGCTATGCCAGCGAACTGGCGGCGTTCATGAAAGACACTGAGAAGAAGTGTTGAAGGGCCGTAGGGACATTGACTCTCAATGGCATCAAGTGTGCCAGGTACATCGAGGGTGAATGACGCACTGCATTCGTCAGCAAGCTGACTCCCACTCATCACGATGCCTGCCGCACTTCCCCCTGACACTCCATCCCTGTGGGAGACGTCCGAGGTTACGAGGGCAGCGAATGCAGTGGGTCACCTGCAAAATCTCAGATGAGCCACCACATTTGTCAGCAAGCTGACTCTCACAGGTCCGGAGGGCCCGAAGCTTTGATCGTCCCCACGCTCTGCGTGGGAACGATCAATGTCTGACGCACTTTCCCCTGACACCCCATCCCTGTGGGAGACGTCCGAGGTTACGAGGGCAGCGAATGCGGTAGGTCAGCTGCGAAGATGTCAGATAAGCCACCGCATTCGTCAGCAAGCTGACTCCCACAGGTCCGGAGGGCCCGAAGTTTTGATCGTCCCGATGCTCCATGTGGGAATGCCGGGCAGAATGCTCGGCGTCCCAACGACGCGGAGCGTCGTTTCGCTGCGTTACCACGCGGAGCGTGGGAACGATCAACGATCAATCAACCAGGATCCGGCACCTTTGGTGACTTGGGGGTGGTGCGGCTACTCCCCAACCGGCTTAAACACCACCACCGCCAACGGCGGCAAATCCAACGCCAGCGAAAACGCCTGGCCATGGCTCTTGACCTCATCAGCCATCACCGCGCCGCCGTTACCGACGTTCGAACCTGCGTACACCCCGGCATCGGAATTCAGCAGCTCAGCCCACTTCCCGCTGAACGGCACACCCACCCGATAACCATGGCGCGGCACCGGCGTCAGGTTGGCAACCACCAACAACGGCTCGCCGTCCTTGCTCCAACGCAGATAGGCATACACGCTGTTGCCGGCGTCATCCCCAATCACCCACTGGAAACCCTGAGGCTGGCAATCCTGCTCATACAGCGCAGGTTCCGACCGATACAGCCGGTTCAGGTCCCCCACCAGCGTATGCACGCCCTTGTGATCGGCATACTGCAGGAAATGCCAGTCCAGCTCCGTGTCATGATTCCACTCACGCCACTGCCCGAATTCGCAACCCATGAACAGCAGCTTCTTGCCAGGGTGGGTCCACATGAACGTCAGATACGCCCGCAGGTTGGCAAACTTCTGCCAGCGGTCACCCGGCATCTTGTCGATCAGCGAATGCTTGCCGTGCACCACTTCATCGTGGGAGATCGGCAGGATGAAACGCTCCGACCACGCATACACCAGCCCGAAACTCAGCCGGTCATGGTGATGCTGACGATGAATCGGATCCTGTTCGATGTACTTGAGCGTGTCGTGCATCCAGCCCATGTTCCACTTGTAGGCAAAGCCCAACCCACCCTGCTGCGTTGGCTGGCTGACGCCCGGCCACGCCGTGGATTCCTCAGCGATAACCAGTGCGCCTGGTGCTTCCAGCGCGACCACGTCATTGAGGTGACGCAGGAAATCGATCGCCTCGAGGTTTTCGCGACCGCCATAGCGGTTAGGCACCCATTCCCCGGCCTTGCGCGAGTAGTCGCGGTACAGCATGGACGCCACGGCATCCACACGCAGACCGTCGATATGGAAATTCTTCAACCAATGCAGACCCGAAGCGATCATGAACCCGTGCACTTCCGTGCGACCGAGGTTGTAAATCAGCGTGTCCCAATCCTGGTGAAAGCCTTCCTGCGGGTTGCCGTATTCGTACAGCGCAGTGCCGTCGAATTGCGCCAGGCCGTGGGTATCGGTTGGAAAATGCGCGGGCACCCAGTCGAGGATCACGCCAATGTCGTTCTGGTGACAGGCATTGACGAACGCAGCAAAATCTTCCGGCGAGCCATAACGCGCACTCGGGGCAAACTGCGACAACAACTGATAACCCCATGAACCGCCAAACGGGTGTTCCATGATCGGCATCAGTTCGATGTGGGTAAAGCCCAGGTCCTTGATGTAGGGGATCAACTCGGCAGCCAGTTCGTGCCAGTTGAACGGACGATCAGGTTCGTCTTCCCCGCCGTGATGCCATTTCCACGAACCGGCATGCAGTTCGTAGATCGACAGCGGCTTGTGAACATCCTGTTTGTCGCCGCGCGACTGCATCCAGTCCGTGTCCTGCCAGTCAAAGCTCAGCGGCGCAGCCACTTTTGACGCTGTGTTCGGCGGCACCGTAGTCGCCAATGCCATCGGGTCGGCTTTCAGTGGCAGTACGCCGTGCTGCCCGAGGATTTCGTATTTATAGGTCTCACCGGGCTTGATGCGCGGGATGAAAATCTCCCACACCCCGGACGGATAGCGCACGCGCATCGGATGGCGACGACCGTCCCAGCTGTTGAAGTCGCCCACTACAGAGACGCGACGCGCATTGGGTGCCCACACCGAAAAACGCACACCATCGACGCCGTCGACGGTTTTCACTTGCGCGCCCAAAGCGCTGCTCAGGTCCCGGTGATTGCCTTCGGCAAACAGGTACAGGTCCATTTCACCGAGCAACTGGCCGAAGCTGTAAGGGTCTTCGGTGATCTGCTCACCGGTCGCCCAGTTGATCTTCAACAGGTACGGTTCGCGCACCGGGAAATGCCCGGCGAAGAAGCCGGGCTTGTCGCTCATGGTCAGTTCGCCAAGATCACGCTCGCCGTCGCGAGAGAGGACGCGCACACCCAGCGCATTGGGCAGATAGGCGCGGATGACTTGCCCGTCCTTGCCATCGCTGTGAGGGCCGAGCATGGAGAACGGGTCACGGTGTTCGGCGCGGATCAACGCGTCCATATCGCCGGCGCTGGGCAACAACTTGTGGTTGCCATCGCCGAATTGGTCAGACGCACTCATTTTCATTCTCCATCAGACAAGTTCAACAGCCCGCGCAAGCCTTGAAGCGGAACCGACAACCAGGTCGGCCGATTCTCGGCCTCGTAGGCCACTTCATAAGCGGCTTTTTCCAGGGTGAACAACGCAAGTGCAGCGGCCTCTCCCTTGGCATCTTTCCAGACGTGCGCAACATCCCCGGTGGCGTGTTTATAGCCGTCGAGAAACGCAGCGCGCGCCTGACTCAAATACGTTTCAGCAACATGTTGACGCGCCGCCGCAGCCTCAGGCGAGGTGTCCGCAGATTGCGCGTTTCGCATTGCCATGGCGGCAGCGTAGTCGAAAGATCGCAACACGCCGCTGACATCCTTGAAGGGGCTGTATTTGGCGCGGCGTTCCTGCAGCGGACGCGCCGGTTCTCCTTCGAAGTCAATCAGATACGCATCGCCCTTGACCACCAGCATTTGCCCCAGGTGCAAGTCACCGTGGACCCGCATGCGCAATCCACCGACCGACTGTTTCGCCAGGGTTTGCACCTGCGCCAACAGCGGTTTGCGTCTGCCCAGCAGTTCACTGACCAGTTGCTGGTCGGCGGGTTCCAGCGTATCGCGATGTTGCTCCAGCAAATCCAACGCGCGCTCGACCTGCGCCGAGACGCTTTTGGCCGATGCCTGGCTGTCCTTCACGCTGGTGACCTCGGTCTTGAAGTCTGGATTGTCAGTCGGCGCGCTCAACACGACATGCATTTCGCCCAAACGCTGGCCCAGCAATCCGGCAAAGTCCTTGAGCTCCAGCAGTGCATTGGCGTGCTGTTCCACGTTGGAATGGCCGTGAGCCATTTCGTCCCGCACGGCCCGCTCAAGGTTGTTCTGCGTCCATTCCCAGGCATCACCCTGATTGCTCAAATACCCCTGAGCGATCATCAGCAGGTTGCTTTCACCCTCCTTGTCCACCCTCACCACAGCACCCAGCAATGGCGAGATGTGCTGATACCCGGCCTCGGTCAGGTAAGCACCCATTTCCAGCTCAGGGTGCGTGCCGGCGGCGACGCGGCGAATCATCTTCAACACCACACTGCTGCCGATCACCACTGAGCTATTGGATTGCTCGGCCGACAGGTAGCGGACTTCGGATTCGTCATTCAAGCCCAACGGCGGCAGTTTCGATGTTTGCTGAAAGCGCAATTCACCGTCGTTGGTCGCAAGGACCGTCTCGTCCTGCATGCCCTTGATCACTGCACGAATGAACGGCTCAAGGGTGAATGCATCGGTGATCAACCCGACCTGCCGTCCACGACGGACACGGGCGAGCGCCAGTTGTTGAGGCAATGCGCTACTGAAATCGTCTTCAGCGAGGAAACCGAAGGGCAGTTGATAACGGGCCACTTCACCGCCTGCGGTCACTTCTATCTCGCTGAGCATCACTGGGCGCTGAGCGGAGCCGAAACGCACACCGTAGCTGATGTGAACATTATCGATGGCCGTCCCTTTGCCAGCGAACCAGCGACGCTTGGGCAAGTAAACCGAAAGAGACGTCTGCTCAAGCGTCTGGCGCAGCGGCTCGTCCAGCAACTCCTCCAGCCGTTGTTTGAGCACCAGGGTCGGGAAGTCAGGCATGCTCTCGGCGGGTTCGACGTGCCAGCTGGGCATTTGATTCTCCGCGGCCAGCAGGAACCAGTAGAAGCCGTAGGGCGGCAACGTCAGCAGGTAATTAAGCTGGCCAATAGGTGGGAAAGCGCTGCCGCCGAGCATTTCCACCGGTACGGTGCCGGCGTACTGAGAAAGCTCGAGCTCGGCCGCCTGGGAGGCCGACGAGACGTTGGCGACACACAGAATGATTTCGGTCTTGCCATCAGGACCGGTGTACTCACGGGTGTACGCCAGAATCCGCCGGTTACTCGGTGAGAGCATTTTCAGGGTGCCACGGCCGAAGGCCTTTTGTTGCTTGCGCACGGCAAGCATGCGGCGTGTCCAGTTCAGCAACGAATGCGGGTCGTGGTCCTGCGCCTCGACGTTAACCGACTGAAACCCATAAAGCGGGTCCATGATCGGCGGGAGCACCAGGCTTGCCGGATTGGCCCGAGAAAACCCGCCGTTGCGGTCGATGGACCACTGCATTGGTGTGCGCACGCCATCTCGGTCGCCGAGATAAATGTTGTCACCCATGCCGATTTCGTCACCGTAATACAGGGTCGGTGTACCTGGCATGGACAACAACATGCTGTTAAGGAGCTCTACGCGACGGCGGTCGCGCTCCAGCAAAGGCGCCAGACGACGCCGGATGCCGAGGTTGATCCGCGCACGGCGGTCGGAAGCGTAGTAGTTCCACAGATAGTCGCGCTCACGATCGGTGACCATTTCGAGGGTCAGCTCATCGTGGTTGCGCAGGAATATCGCCCACTGGCAGTTTTCCGGGATTTCCGGGGTCTGACGCAGGATGTCGGTGATCGGGAAACGGTCCTCCTGCGCCACGGCCATGTACATCCGTGGCATCAAGGGGAAGTGAAACGCCATGTGGCATTCATCACCGTCCTTGCCCTTGCGATCACCGAAATACAGCTGCGTGTCTTCAGGCCATTGGTTCGCCTCGGCCAGCAGCATGCGGTCTGGATAATTCGCATCGATCTCGGCACGAATCTGCTTGAGCACGTTGTGCGTCTCTTGCAGGTTTTCGTTATTCGTCCCGTCGCGCTCGATCAGGTAAGGGATCGCGTCCAGCCGCAGCCCATCGATGCCCATGTCCAGCCAGTAACGCATCACTTCGAGCACCGCTTTCATGACCTGCGGGTTGTCGAAGTTCAGGTCCGGCTG
Proteins encoded:
- the glgB gene encoding 1,4-alpha-glucan branching protein GlgB yields the protein MSASDQFGDGNHKLLPSAGDMDALIRAEHRDPFSMLGPHSDGKDGQVIRAYLPNALGVRVLSRDGERDLGELTMSDKPGFFAGHFPVREPYLLKINWATGEQITEDPYSFGQLLGEMDLYLFAEGNHRDLSSALGAQVKTVDGVDGVRFSVWAPNARRVSVVGDFNSWDGRRHPMRVRYPSGVWEIFIPRIKPGETYKYEILGQHGVLPLKADPMALATTVPPNTASKVAAPLSFDWQDTDWMQSRGDKQDVHKPLSIYELHAGSWKWHHGGEDEPDRPFNWHELAAELIPYIKDLGFTHIELMPIMEHPFGGSWGYQLLSQFAPSARYGSPEDFAAFVNACHQNDIGVILDWVPAHFPTDTHGLAQFDGTALYEYGNPQEGFHQDWDTLIYNLGRTEVHGFMIASGLHWLKNFHIDGLRVDAVASMLYRDYSRKAGEWVPNRYGGRENLEAIDFLRHLNDVVALEAPGALVIAEESTAWPGVSQPTQQGGLGFAYKWNMGWMHDTLKYIEQDPIHRQHHHDRLSFGLVYAWSERFILPISHDEVVHGKHSLIDKMPGDRWQKFANLRAYLTFMWTHPGKKLLFMGCEFGQWREWNHDTELDWHFLQYADHKGVHTLVGDLNRLYRSEPALYEQDCQPQGFQWVIGDDAGNSVYAYLRWSKDGEPLLVVANLTPVPRHGYRVGVPFSGKWAELLNSDAGVYAGSNVGNGGAVMADEVKSHGQAFSLALDLPPLAVVVFKPVGE
- the treS gene encoding maltose alpha-D-glucosyltransferase — encoded protein: MAKKPRNAAFIDDPLWYKDAVIYQVHVKSYFDSNDDGIGDFPGLIAKLDYIAQLGVNTIWLLPFYPSPRRDDGYDIADYRGVHTDYGTMADAKKFIAEAHNRGLRVITELVINHTSDQHPWFQRARHAKKGSKARDFYVWSDDDQKYDGTRIIFLDTEKSNWTWDPVAGQYFWHRFYSHQPDLNFDNPQVMKAVLEVMRYWLDMGIDGLRLDAIPYLIERDGTNNENLQETHNVLKQIRAEIDANYPDRMLLAEANQWPEDTQLYFGDRKGKDGDECHMAFHFPLMPRMYMAVAQEDRFPITDILRQTPEIPENCQWAIFLRNHDELTLEMVTDRERDYLWNYYASDRRARINLGIRRRLAPLLERDRRRVELLNSMLLSMPGTPTLYYGDEIGMGDNIYLGDRDGVRTPMQWSIDRNGGFSRANPASLVLPPIMDPLYGFQSVNVEAQDHDPHSLLNWTRRMLAVRKQQKAFGRGTLKMLSPSNRRILAYTREYTGPDGKTEIILCVANVSSASQAAELELSQYAGTVPVEMLGGSAFPPIGQLNYLLTLPPYGFYWFLLAAENQMPSWHVEPAESMPDFPTLVLKQRLEELLDEPLRQTLEQTSLSVYLPKRRWFAGKGTAIDNVHISYGVRFGSAQRPVMLSEIEVTAGGEVARYQLPFGFLAEDDFSSALPQQLALARVRRGRQVGLITDAFTLEPFIRAVIKGMQDETVLATNDGELRFQQTSKLPPLGLNDESEVRYLSAEQSNSSVVIGSSVVLKMIRRVAAGTHPELEMGAYLTEAGYQHISPLLGAVVRVDKEGESNLLMIAQGYLSNQGDAWEWTQNNLERAVRDEMAHGHSNVEQHANALLELKDFAGLLGQRLGEMHVVLSAPTDNPDFKTEVTSVKDSQASAKSVSAQVERALDLLEQHRDTLEPADQQLVSELLGRRKPLLAQVQTLAKQSVGGLRMRVHGDLHLGQMLVVKGDAYLIDFEGEPARPLQERRAKYSPFKDVSGVLRSFDYAAAMAMRNAQSADTSPEAAAARQHVAETYLSQARAAFLDGYKHATGDVAHVWKDAKGEAAALALFTLEKAAYEVAYEAENRPTWLSVPLQGLRGLLNLSDGE